One genomic window of Actinoplanes lobatus includes the following:
- a CDS encoding glycosyltransferase: MNPFSARTVLSRAQRAGLIVALVLIAVWAVLRPMAVLQTVVAVVTVAYGAAIVFRVVLVWAASRGEHLIRVTDEEARAIPDADLPVYTVLVPAYREPSVIGLLMSHLGALEYPKDRLEVILLLEEDDRETIEAASAVATEPHVRILVVPESQPKTKPKACNVGLEQATGEFVTIYDAEDIPDPLQLRRAVVALRRLGAEYVCLQAELGYFNVDQNRITRWFALEYATWFRSLLPGLVALRMPIPLGGTSNHFRARELRELGAWDPYNVTEDADLGIRLARSGLRVGVLHSITLEEANSDFINWIKQRSRWYKGYLMTWLVHLRAPRATIRQLGWRGLLCLNLFVGGTPLAALLNAVLWATTILWFLDRPPVMEEIFVPPFYYLGVLCLVFGNATVIYLNVLSARTMDRPDLLGTALLSPVYWAMMSLAGAKAAWQLIVKPSYWEKTTHGLHLPSSSKEAADVS; the protein is encoded by the coding sequence GTGAACCCGTTCTCCGCGCGTACCGTGCTGTCCCGGGCGCAGCGTGCCGGGCTGATCGTGGCGCTCGTACTGATCGCGGTGTGGGCGGTGCTGCGCCCGATGGCCGTGCTGCAGACCGTGGTGGCGGTCGTGACCGTGGCCTACGGCGCCGCCATCGTCTTCCGGGTGGTGCTGGTCTGGGCGGCGAGCCGCGGCGAGCACCTGATCCGGGTCACCGACGAGGAGGCCCGCGCGATTCCGGACGCCGACCTGCCGGTCTACACGGTGCTGGTCCCGGCCTACCGGGAGCCGAGTGTCATCGGCCTGCTGATGTCCCACCTCGGCGCCCTGGAATACCCGAAGGACCGGCTCGAGGTGATCCTGCTGCTGGAGGAGGACGACCGGGAGACCATCGAGGCGGCGTCGGCGGTCGCCACCGAGCCGCACGTACGCATCCTGGTGGTCCCCGAGTCGCAGCCGAAGACCAAACCGAAGGCCTGCAACGTGGGCCTGGAACAGGCGACCGGCGAGTTCGTCACGATCTACGACGCCGAGGACATCCCGGATCCGCTGCAACTGCGCCGGGCCGTGGTCGCGCTGCGCCGGCTGGGGGCGGAGTACGTCTGCCTCCAGGCCGAACTCGGCTACTTCAACGTCGACCAGAACCGGATCACCCGGTGGTTCGCGCTGGAGTACGCCACCTGGTTCCGCTCCCTGCTGCCCGGGCTGGTGGCGCTGCGGATGCCGATTCCGCTGGGCGGCACGAGCAACCACTTCCGGGCGCGGGAGCTGCGGGAACTGGGGGCGTGGGATCCGTACAACGTGACCGAGGACGCCGACCTGGGCATCCGGCTGGCCCGCTCCGGCCTGCGCGTCGGGGTGCTGCACTCGATCACCCTGGAGGAGGCGAACTCCGACTTCATCAACTGGATCAAGCAGCGCAGCCGCTGGTACAAGGGCTACCTGATGACCTGGCTGGTGCACCTGCGCGCACCCCGGGCCACGATCCGGCAGCTCGGCTGGCGCGGCCTGCTCTGCCTCAACCTGTTCGTCGGCGGCACCCCGCTCGCGGCGCTGCTCAACGCGGTCCTGTGGGCCACCACGATCCTGTGGTTCCTGGACCGGCCGCCGGTCATGGAGGAGATCTTCGTGCCGCCGTTCTACTACCTGGGTGTCCTCTGCCTGGTCTTCGGCAACGCCACGGTGATCTACCTGAACGTGCTGTCGGCCCGCACCATGGACCGTCCCGACCTGCTCGGCACGGCCCTGCTGTCACCCGTGTACTGGGCCATGATGAGCCTGGCCGGGGCCAAGGCCGCGTGGCAGCTGATCGTCAAACCGTCCTATTGGGAGAAGACGACCCACGGCTTGCACCTCCCGTCTTCGTCGAAGGAGGCGGCCGATGTCAGTTGA
- a CDS encoding ABC transporter — MSVDVATRPVLKSRTYAYALVYLAMALWFWQSDLVPGDSASRVANAYYTLFSRDPHLAAIGFVWNPLPSLILLPFLPLGLLFPPLTQQGLLVVLMSAALMTATVAVVHDVLRRSGAPRIPRLVLTAAFALHPMIVVYSGNGMSEACFLLCLMLAVRALLIWFTDGRAESLVPLGLAVGLAYGARYEALAPVAAVPLIVFLTTLWRTPGALPRRRALARTDAVIAGLPGVLAVLLWALAGKLIVGQWFATFSSQYGNSAQVSANATGIGSVTGGDLPARAGYWLQQMTGLAPFFLVLLAAALAVAWRRRDPRVLAPVTVLGSVLAFDGLAFLSGTSFGWLRFHITVIPLTVLLAGHLIAHLHRRPVTAAVLALVLASVPATLITLNRPELAREESEWLTAEGAARTRGLALVNRQVAADLDAMNLPDGAVLTDAAYAFGVVLASDRPGQFVITPDRDFATVLADPPAHGVHYLLVSARGAADAVRLRHFGPDPATVPTTGVRTWHDPAGNLQWTLVPL; from the coding sequence ATGTCAGTTGATGTCGCGACTCGCCCGGTTTTAAAAAGCCGGACATATGCCTATGCGCTGGTCTATCTGGCCATGGCCCTCTGGTTCTGGCAGAGCGACCTGGTCCCCGGCGACTCGGCCAGCCGTGTCGCGAACGCCTACTACACCCTGTTCAGCCGGGATCCGCACCTGGCCGCCATCGGCTTCGTCTGGAACCCGCTGCCGTCACTGATCCTGCTGCCGTTCCTGCCGCTCGGCCTGCTCTTCCCACCGCTCACCCAGCAGGGCCTGCTGGTGGTGCTGATGTCCGCGGCGCTGATGACGGCGACCGTCGCGGTGGTCCACGACGTGCTGCGCCGCTCCGGCGCGCCGCGGATCCCCCGGCTCGTGCTGACCGCCGCGTTCGCCCTGCACCCGATGATCGTCGTCTACTCCGGCAACGGGATGAGCGAGGCCTGCTTCCTGCTCTGCCTGATGCTGGCGGTCCGGGCCCTGCTCATCTGGTTCACCGACGGCCGGGCCGAGTCGCTGGTCCCGCTGGGCCTGGCGGTCGGCCTCGCCTACGGCGCGCGCTACGAGGCACTCGCCCCGGTCGCCGCGGTCCCGCTCATCGTCTTCCTGACAACCCTTTGGCGTACGCCCGGAGCACTCCCGAGACGCAGGGCCCTCGCCCGGACCGACGCCGTGATCGCCGGCCTGCCCGGGGTGCTGGCGGTGCTGCTGTGGGCGCTGGCCGGGAAACTGATCGTGGGCCAGTGGTTCGCCACCTTCTCCAGCCAGTACGGCAACTCGGCCCAGGTGTCCGCGAACGCCACCGGGATCGGCTCGGTGACCGGCGGCGACCTGCCGGCCCGGGCCGGCTACTGGCTCCAGCAGATGACCGGCCTGGCCCCGTTCTTCCTGGTGCTGCTGGCCGCCGCCCTGGCCGTGGCGTGGCGGCGCCGGGACCCGCGGGTGCTGGCCCCGGTCACCGTCCTCGGCTCGGTGCTGGCCTTCGACGGCCTGGCCTTCCTGTCCGGCACCAGTTTCGGCTGGCTGCGCTTCCACATCACGGTGATCCCGCTGACCGTCCTGCTGGCCGGCCACCTGATCGCCCACCTCCACCGCCGGCCGGTCACCGCGGCGGTGCTCGCGCTGGTCCTGGCGTCCGTACCGGCCACCCTGATCACCTTGAACCGCCCGGAGCTGGCCCGCGAGGAATCGGAGTGGCTGACCGCCGAGGGCGCCGCCCGCACCCGGGGCCTGGCGCTGGTGAACCGCCAGGTGGCCGCCGACCTGGATGCGATGAACCTGCCCGACGGCGCCGTCCTCACCGACGCCGCCTACGCCTTCGGGGTGGTCCTGGCCAGCGACCGCCCCGGCCAGTTCGTCATCACCCCGGACCGCGACTTCGCCACGGTCCTGGCCGACCCGCCCGCCCACGGCGTCCACTACCTGCTGGTCTCCGCTCGCGGTGCGGCCGACGCGGTCCGCCTCCGGCACTTCGGCCCGGACCCCGCCACGGTGCCCACCACCGGCGTCCGAACCTGGCACGACCCGGCCGGCAATCTCCAGTGGACCCTGGTCCCCCTCTGA
- a CDS encoding Ppx/GppA phosphatase family protein codes for MTVEFLGMRRQMRLGVLDVGSNTVNLVVADAESGLPLPVHTWERRPRLAHRLPADGTIGDEAMRRMIAAVGEAAGEARRAGVNRMFAYTTAVVRDAPNRDEVLAAVERETGVRLGTLSGVEDARLTFLAARRWLGWQAGPMLMVDIGGGCLEVAFGRDRLPESAMSLPLGAGRLTREFLRDADPPSPRAVERLRRHVRDRFAEVAARTSWESPRTSVAASKTFQQLARLTGAPPLRLGPFVPRELTARALRPWIKRLAAMPSPKRARLPGVSPHRARQILAGAIVAHEVMRRLGVESLRICPWGLREGILLRELEARQVPLGNAAWVPWD; via the coding sequence ATGACGGTGGAGTTTCTGGGTATGCGGCGGCAGATGCGCCTGGGTGTGCTCGATGTCGGGTCGAATACGGTCAACCTGGTGGTGGCCGACGCGGAGTCGGGGCTGCCGCTGCCGGTCCACACGTGGGAGCGGCGGCCGCGGCTGGCGCACCGGCTGCCGGCCGACGGCACGATCGGCGACGAGGCGATGCGGCGCATGATCGCCGCGGTGGGCGAGGCGGCCGGCGAGGCCCGCCGTGCCGGGGTGAACCGGATGTTCGCCTACACCACGGCGGTGGTCCGGGACGCGCCCAACCGCGACGAGGTGCTGGCCGCGGTCGAGAGGGAAACCGGCGTACGCCTCGGCACGCTCTCCGGTGTCGAGGACGCCCGGCTCACCTTCCTGGCCGCCCGGCGCTGGCTGGGCTGGCAGGCCGGCCCGATGCTGATGGTCGACATCGGCGGCGGCTGCCTCGAGGTGGCGTTCGGCCGGGACCGGCTGCCCGAGTCGGCGATGTCCCTGCCGCTCGGCGCCGGCCGGCTGACCCGCGAGTTCCTCCGCGACGCCGATCCGCCCTCGCCGCGGGCCGTCGAACGGCTGCGGCGGCATGTGCGGGACCGGTTCGCCGAGGTCGCCGCCCGTACCTCCTGGGAGTCGCCGCGGACCTCGGTGGCCGCCTCGAAGACCTTCCAGCAGCTGGCCCGGCTGACCGGGGCGCCGCCGCTGCGGCTCGGCCCGTTCGTGCCGCGCGAGCTGACGGCCCGGGCGCTGCGGCCCTGGATCAAGCGGCTGGCCGCGATGCCCAGCCCGAAACGGGCCCGGCTGCCCGGTGTGTCGCCGCACCGGGCCCGGCAGATCCTGGCCGGGGCCATCGTGGCGCACGAGGTGATGCGCCGCCTCGGCGTCGAGTCGCTGCGGATCTGCCCGTGGGGCCTGCGCGAGGGCATCCTGCTGCGCGAACTGGAGGCCCGGCAGGTTCCGCTGGGCAACGCCGCCTGGGTGCCCTGGGACTGA
- a CDS encoding WD40/YVTN/BNR-like repeat-containing protein codes for MSGVRLLVGTRKGLFILTSDGKREDWKVDGPHFAGWEIYHANGSPADTDRLWVSQSGGWFGQVIQRSDDGGANWETVDNDFTYAGDVGDHLWYDGTPRPWEFKRVWHLEPSRTDPDTVYAGVEDAALYKSTDGGQKWVELTGLRTHPSAPKWQPGAGGMCLHTILLDPVNPDRIYVAISAAGVFRSDDGGETWQPMNRGLQSNMELPDPDAEVGHCVHRLAMHPSRPDTLFMQKHWDVMRTDDAGANWREVSGDLPTDFGFPIAVHAHEPETIYVVPITSDQQHFVMDGRLRVYRSRTGGERWEALTAGLPQENCYVNVLRDAMAVDTLDSCGIYFGTSGGQVYASADSGDTWRAVVRDLPPVLSVEVQVLP; via the coding sequence GTGAGCGGTGTTCGATTGCTGGTCGGGACGCGCAAGGGACTGTTCATCCTGACCTCGGACGGCAAGCGCGAGGACTGGAAGGTGGACGGCCCGCACTTCGCCGGATGGGAGATCTACCACGCCAACGGCTCGCCGGCGGACACCGACCGGCTCTGGGTGTCGCAGTCCGGGGGCTGGTTCGGCCAGGTCATCCAGCGCTCCGACGACGGCGGCGCCAACTGGGAGACGGTGGACAACGACTTCACCTACGCCGGCGACGTCGGCGACCATCTCTGGTACGACGGGACCCCGCGCCCGTGGGAGTTCAAACGGGTCTGGCACCTGGAGCCGTCCCGCACCGACCCCGACACGGTGTACGCCGGGGTCGAGGACGCCGCCCTCTACAAGAGCACCGACGGCGGCCAGAAATGGGTGGAGCTCACCGGCCTGCGTACCCACCCGTCGGCGCCGAAGTGGCAGCCCGGCGCCGGCGGCATGTGCCTGCACACGATCCTGCTGGACCCGGTGAACCCGGACCGCATCTACGTGGCGATCTCGGCGGCCGGCGTGTTCCGCAGCGACGACGGGGGCGAGACCTGGCAGCCGATGAACCGGGGGTTGCAGAGCAACATGGAGCTGCCCGACCCGGACGCCGAGGTGGGCCACTGCGTGCACCGGCTCGCCATGCACCCGTCCCGCCCGGACACGCTGTTCATGCAGAAGCACTGGGACGTGATGCGTACCGACGACGCCGGCGCCAACTGGCGTGAGGTGAGCGGGGACCTGCCGACCGACTTCGGCTTCCCGATCGCGGTGCACGCGCACGAGCCGGAGACGATCTACGTGGTGCCGATCACCAGCGACCAGCAGCACTTCGTGATGGACGGCAGACTGCGCGTCTACCGCAGCCGGACCGGGGGCGAGCGGTGGGAGGCCCTCACCGCAGGCCTGCCCCAGGAGAACTGCTACGTCAACGTGCTCCGCGACGCCATGGCGGTCGACACGCTCGACTCCTGCGGCATCTACTTCGGCACGAGCGGCGGCCAGGTGTACGCCTCCGCCGACAGCGGCGACACGTGGCGCGCCGTCGTCCGCGACCTGCCGCCGGTGCTCTCCGTGGAAGTGCAGGTGCTGCCGTGA
- a CDS encoding MoaD/ThiS family protein has product MIRVILPPHLRNLAHVTGEVRVEVPGEVTQRHVLDAVEERYPMLRGTMRDRATGKRRALVRFFACEEDLSNESPDDPLPDRVVKGEEPFMVVGAMAGG; this is encoded by the coding sequence GTGATCCGTGTCATCCTCCCGCCCCACCTGCGCAATCTCGCGCACGTGACCGGGGAGGTGCGGGTCGAGGTGCCCGGGGAGGTGACCCAGCGGCACGTGCTCGACGCGGTCGAGGAGCGTTATCCGATGCTGCGCGGCACCATGCGGGACCGGGCCACCGGCAAGCGGAGGGCGCTGGTGCGTTTCTTCGCCTGCGAGGAGGACCTGTCCAACGAGTCGCCGGACGATCCGCTGCCGGACCGGGTGGTCAAGGGTGAGGAGCCGTTCATGGTGGTCGGCGCGATGGCCGGCGGCTGA
- a CDS encoding TetR/AcrR family transcriptional regulator: protein MARRTGEATREEIRNAATRLFRERGFARTSVRDIAAQAATNPALVIRHFGTKELLFLDTMHLTIDDEPLLDVPLERFGERFIEVLLADDDIRGVYLALVHGSNEPQIRARLQDIHERTFVAPVRARLTGPDADIRARLAAAVVGGLLYALWVVEDEHLVTADRPLLVAHYGALLQRALSPRG, encoded by the coding sequence ATGGCCAGGCGTACCGGGGAGGCGACCCGCGAGGAGATCCGTAACGCGGCGACCCGTCTCTTCCGGGAGCGTGGCTTCGCCCGCACGTCGGTGCGCGACATCGCGGCGCAGGCCGCCACCAACCCGGCGCTGGTGATCCGGCACTTCGGGACCAAGGAGCTGCTGTTCCTGGACACCATGCACCTGACGATCGACGACGAGCCGCTGCTGGACGTCCCGCTGGAGCGGTTCGGCGAGCGTTTCATCGAGGTGCTGCTCGCCGACGACGACATCCGCGGCGTCTACCTGGCGCTGGTGCACGGCAGCAACGAGCCGCAGATCCGGGCCCGCCTCCAGGACATCCACGAGCGCACCTTCGTCGCACCGGTGCGGGCCCGGCTCACCGGCCCGGACGCCGACATCCGGGCCCGGCTGGCCGCCGCGGTGGTCGGCGGTCTGCTCTACGCCCTCTGGGTGGTGGAGGACGAGCATCTGGTGACCGCCGACCGGCCGCTCCTGGTGGCGCACTACGGCGCGCTGTTGCAGCGGGCCCTGAGCCCGCGCGGGTGA
- a CDS encoding SDR family NAD(P)-dependent oxidoreductase yields the protein MTTAPKPLTAANTVGEWLDHPVGGPALGELLAAGGADASSLAPVRGLPLQQLVALSQGKMPQSVIDDLVLQVNGGVAPVESGAGAGWQERITAGRFDGRTVIVTGAASGIGRATASRIVREGGRVIGVDITAEKLKEAEAELGESFVAVAGDITRSDDIERIVAAAGDRIDGLANIAGVVDDFSPAHEASDAVWEKVFAVNVDGVFRLTRAVLPAMLSAGRGAIVNVASEAALRGNAAGIAYTASKHAVVGITKNTAFMYGQQGIRTNAVAPGGVATGMAPVNTSEFGRGRTGPFLQLIPGVAMAEHLAASITFLLSDDGVNLNGVVLPSDGGWSVQ from the coding sequence ATGACGACCGCGCCGAAGCCCCTGACCGCGGCGAACACCGTCGGTGAATGGCTCGACCACCCGGTGGGCGGCCCGGCTCTGGGCGAGCTGCTCGCGGCGGGCGGCGCCGACGCCTCCTCGCTCGCGCCGGTCCGCGGACTCCCGCTCCAGCAACTGGTCGCCCTCAGCCAGGGCAAGATGCCGCAGTCGGTGATCGACGACCTGGTGCTCCAGGTCAACGGCGGCGTCGCCCCGGTCGAGTCCGGTGCGGGCGCCGGCTGGCAGGAGCGGATCACCGCCGGCCGGTTCGACGGCCGGACGGTCATCGTGACCGGCGCCGCCTCCGGCATCGGGCGGGCCACCGCGTCCCGCATCGTCCGCGAGGGCGGCCGGGTCATCGGCGTCGACATCACCGCCGAGAAGCTCAAGGAGGCCGAGGCCGAGCTGGGTGAGTCGTTCGTCGCGGTCGCCGGCGACATCACCCGGTCGGACGACATCGAACGGATCGTCGCCGCCGCCGGCGACCGCATCGACGGCCTGGCCAACATCGCCGGTGTGGTCGACGACTTCAGCCCGGCCCACGAGGCGTCCGACGCCGTCTGGGAGAAGGTCTTCGCGGTCAACGTGGACGGCGTCTTCCGCCTCACCCGCGCGGTCCTGCCGGCCATGCTCTCCGCCGGGCGCGGCGCGATCGTCAACGTCGCCTCCGAGGCGGCGCTGCGGGGCAACGCCGCGGGCATCGCCTACACGGCGTCCAAGCACGCGGTCGTCGGCATCACCAAGAACACCGCGTTCATGTACGGGCAGCAGGGCATCCGGACCAACGCGGTGGCGCCCGGCGGGGTGGCCACCGGCATGGCACCGGTGAACACCTCCGAGTTCGGCCGCGGGCGGACCGGCCCGTTCCTCCAGCTCATCCCGGGTGTGGCGATGGCCGAGCACCTGGCCGCGTCGATCACCTTCCTGCTCAGCGACGACGGGGTGAACCTCAACGGCGTGGTCCTGCCGTCCGACGGCGGCTGGTCCGTGCAGTAA
- the iscB gene encoding RNA-guided endonuclease IscB — protein MFVLDRNGLPLQPCTPARARQLLRTGRAVVHRRTPFVIRLRDRNRQESVVQGVQIGVDPGSRYTGISLFTGSDAVSPKPVAEPAVVRAGVFSIEVQHRGNQIREKLTARAALRRGRRSRNLRYRQPRFDNRTRSVGWLAPSLRHRVETTMSWISRLQRWAPVAALHVERVAFDTQLLQDPEIAGRGYQQGTLHGYELREYLLEKWQRKCAYCGVSGVPLNLDHIRPRSRGGSDRASNLTLACISCNQTKGNQPVEVFLAGRPEMLARILAQVRKPLRDAAAVSSTRWALWKSLTVTGLPVHVASGGRTKYNRHRTNTPKSHTLDALHVGVVDEVTGWPVRVLVATATGRGTYTRTRTDRYGFPRLRLPRTKLHHGFQTGDLVRAVVRTGANQGTHVGRVAVRSTGRFNIRTATGLVQGIGHRYVRLLQRGDGWTYSRQPEQQPA, from the coding sequence GTGTTCGTCCTCGACCGCAACGGCCTCCCACTACAACCCTGCACCCCCGCACGAGCCCGGCAATTGCTACGCACAGGCCGAGCCGTCGTACACCGCCGTACCCCATTCGTCATCCGCCTCCGCGACCGTAACCGGCAGGAATCAGTCGTCCAAGGCGTGCAAATCGGAGTCGATCCCGGGTCGCGGTACACCGGCATCAGTTTGTTCACCGGCTCTGATGCCGTCTCACCGAAGCCGGTGGCGGAACCGGCGGTGGTGCGGGCTGGGGTGTTCAGCATCGAAGTCCAGCACCGCGGCAACCAGATCCGGGAGAAACTCACGGCGCGTGCTGCGTTGCGTCGGGGCCGGCGCTCCCGGAATCTGCGTTACCGGCAGCCGCGGTTCGACAACCGCACCCGCTCAGTGGGCTGGTTGGCTCCCTCGCTGCGGCATCGGGTCGAGACGACGATGTCGTGGATCAGCCGACTCCAAAGGTGGGCTCCCGTCGCCGCGCTGCATGTGGAGCGGGTTGCGTTCGACACCCAGTTGCTGCAGGACCCCGAGATCGCGGGTCGCGGCTACCAGCAGGGCACCCTGCATGGCTACGAACTCCGCGAGTATCTCCTCGAAAAGTGGCAGCGGAAATGCGCGTACTGCGGCGTTTCGGGAGTGCCGTTGAACCTCGATCACATCCGGCCGCGGTCGCGTGGCGGCTCGGACCGGGCATCGAATCTGACGCTCGCGTGTATCTCTTGCAACCAGACGAAGGGTAACCAACCGGTGGAGGTGTTTCTCGCCGGCCGGCCCGAGATGTTGGCTCGGATTCTCGCGCAGGTAAGGAAGCCGCTCCGCGATGCGGCGGCTGTGTCTTCGACCCGGTGGGCGCTCTGGAAGTCGCTCACCGTCACGGGCCTGCCCGTGCATGTTGCGTCTGGTGGCCGCACCAAGTACAACCGGCACCGCACCAACACGCCGAAGTCTCACACCCTCGACGCCCTGCACGTCGGCGTTGTGGATGAGGTGACGGGCTGGCCCGTCCGGGTGCTGGTCGCCACGGCGACAGGCCGCGGCACCTACACCCGCACCCGGACGGACAGGTACGGGTTCCCCCGGCTCCGGCTACCGCGGACGAAACTGCATCACGGGTTCCAGACCGGTGATCTGGTCCGCGCTGTCGTGCGCACCGGTGCGAATCAGGGCACGCACGTGGGTCGCGTCGCGGTCCGCTCGACCGGCCGGTTCAACATCCGCACCGCTACTGGCCTGGTTCAAGGAATCGGTCACCGGTATGTCCGGCTGTTGCAGCGCGGCGACGGCTGGACCTACTCCCGCCAGCCCGAACAACAGCCTGCGTGA
- a CDS encoding FdhF/YdeP family oxidoreductase — translation MTAFDEEEARLRVGPPADHVAGLQAVRLSLANAVRKMGVRKTVRNLRTLNQHDGVDCMSCAWPDPQGRRHTAEFCENGAKAVSWEGQRDTVGPEFFAEHGLADLAGRTDHWLEKQGRLTHPMVRRDGGTHYEPISWDDAFALIGSFLRDLDSPDEAAFYTSGRASNEAAFVYQLLARALGTNNLPDCSNMCHESTGTALMRTIGMGKGSVTLEDLHQADLIVVSGQNPGTNHPRMLTALEIAKRDGAKILAINPLPEAGLIRFDNPQNVRGLVGAGTPLADRLLRIRSNGDLALWQAIGHLLLLKGVADREFIETSTAGFDAWAEHVAGIDRDTVLAATGLSWDEIEAAADMLASAKRIVHCWAMGITQHRNAVATIKEFVNVALLQGMIGKPGAGLCPVRGHSNVQGDRSMGIWERPPAVFLDRLRDEFGFEPPRAHGHDAVDTVRAFRDGRAKVFVALGGNFVGAMSDTEVTAAAMRDAALTVQISTKLNRSHVEAGRTALILPTLGRTEQDLTGGRVQRITVEDSMSAVHASRGRSAPVGPLLRSEVDIVCGIAAAALGDRHDIPWDAFAADYEQIRERIGRVVPGCDDYAAKIRDGGFTMPHPPRDSRTFPTPEGKAVFTVSPVEVMTVPEGRLVLQTLRSHDQFNTTIYGLDDRYRGIRQGRRVVFISDADLTELGFADGDVVDLVSEWADGVERRAERFRLVAYDTPKGCVAAYYPETNPLVPLDSQAEESGTPTSKWVQVRLERV, via the coding sequence ATGACAGCCTTCGACGAGGAAGAGGCCCGTCTTCGGGTGGGGCCACCGGCCGATCACGTGGCCGGTCTCCAGGCGGTCCGGCTGAGCCTCGCCAACGCCGTACGCAAGATGGGTGTGCGCAAGACGGTGCGCAACCTGCGCACCCTGAATCAGCACGACGGCGTCGACTGCATGAGCTGCGCCTGGCCGGACCCGCAGGGCCGCCGGCACACCGCCGAGTTCTGTGAGAACGGGGCGAAGGCGGTCTCCTGGGAGGGCCAGCGGGACACCGTCGGCCCGGAGTTCTTCGCCGAGCACGGACTCGCCGACCTGGCCGGGCGGACCGATCACTGGCTGGAGAAGCAGGGCCGGCTCACCCACCCGATGGTGCGCCGGGACGGCGGCACCCACTACGAGCCGATCTCCTGGGACGACGCGTTCGCCCTGATCGGCTCGTTCTTGAGAGATCTGGACAGTCCGGACGAGGCGGCCTTCTACACCTCCGGGCGGGCCAGCAACGAGGCGGCGTTCGTCTACCAGCTGCTGGCCCGGGCGCTCGGCACCAACAACCTGCCGGACTGCTCCAACATGTGCCACGAGTCGACCGGCACCGCCCTGATGCGCACCATCGGCATGGGCAAGGGCTCGGTCACCCTGGAGGACCTGCACCAGGCCGACCTGATCGTGGTCTCCGGGCAGAACCCGGGCACCAACCACCCGCGCATGCTCACCGCCCTGGAGATCGCCAAACGGGACGGCGCGAAGATCCTGGCGATCAACCCGCTGCCGGAGGCCGGGCTGATCCGCTTCGACAACCCGCAGAACGTGCGCGGCCTGGTCGGCGCCGGCACCCCACTGGCCGACCGGCTGCTGCGGATCCGCTCCAACGGCGACCTGGCCCTCTGGCAGGCCATCGGCCACCTGCTGCTGCTGAAGGGCGTCGCCGACCGGGAGTTCATCGAGACGTCCACGGCCGGGTTCGACGCCTGGGCCGAGCACGTCGCCGGCATCGACCGGGACACCGTGCTCGCCGCGACCGGGCTGAGCTGGGACGAGATCGAGGCCGCCGCCGACATGCTGGCCTCGGCGAAACGGATCGTGCACTGCTGGGCGATGGGCATCACCCAGCACCGCAACGCCGTCGCCACGATCAAGGAGTTCGTCAACGTCGCCCTGCTCCAGGGCATGATCGGCAAGCCGGGGGCCGGGCTCTGCCCGGTCCGCGGGCACTCCAACGTGCAGGGCGACCGGAGCATGGGCATCTGGGAGAGGCCGCCCGCGGTGTTCCTGGACCGGCTGCGCGACGAGTTCGGCTTCGAGCCGCCACGCGCGCACGGCCACGACGCCGTCGACACGGTGCGCGCCTTCCGGGACGGCCGGGCGAAGGTGTTCGTCGCCCTGGGCGGCAACTTCGTCGGCGCCATGTCGGACACCGAGGTGACCGCGGCCGCGATGCGCGACGCGGCGCTGACCGTGCAGATCTCCACGAAACTCAACCGCAGCCACGTCGAGGCCGGGCGGACCGCGCTGATCCTGCCGACGCTCGGGCGTACCGAGCAGGACCTGACCGGCGGCCGGGTGCAGCGGATCACCGTGGAGGACTCGATGTCGGCGGTGCACGCCTCCCGGGGGCGGTCCGCTCCGGTGGGGCCGCTGCTGCGCTCCGAGGTGGACATCGTCTGCGGCATCGCGGCCGCCGCCCTCGGCGACCGGCACGACATCCCGTGGGACGCGTTCGCCGCCGACTACGAACAGATCCGGGAGCGGATCGGGCGGGTGGTGCCGGGCTGCGACGACTACGCCGCGAAGATCCGCGACGGCGGGTTCACCATGCCGCACCCGCCGCGGGACTCACGGACCTTCCCGACACCCGAGGGGAAGGCGGTCTTCACGGTCAGCCCGGTCGAGGTGATGACCGTGCCGGAGGGCCGGCTCGTGCTCCAGACGCTGCGCAGCCACGACCAGTTCAACACCACGATCTACGGGCTGGACGACCGGTACCGGGGGATCAGGCAGGGCCGCCGGGTGGTGTTCATCAGCGACGCCGACCTCACCGAGCTCGGGTTCGCCGACGGTGACGTGGTGGACCTGGTCTCCGAGTGGGCCGACGGCGTCGAGCGGCGGGCCGAGCGGTTTCGGCTGGTCGCCTACGACACCCCGAAGGGCTGCGTGGCCGCCTACTACCCGGAGACCAACCCGCTGGTCCCGCTCGACTCACAGGCCGAGGAGAGCGGGACGCCCACGTCGAAATGGGTGCAGGTCCGTCTGGAACGCGTCTAG